A single window of Streptomyces cathayae DNA harbors:
- a CDS encoding sugar ABC transporter substrate-binding protein codes for MSPRTLLRSLTAVTAAAAALSLTACGAVTSADGGSGGSGDGSFKLASYIQQRIDDDKPMRIKLSYHDPSLAFATPIGAGMKKAGKELGADVSLIGPTGGDAAKQVSEIQTLIQQKAVDGLAVSSASSDALKPVISQAYKAGIPIISFNTDNPDSDQMGFVGQDLKGSGKAQAEQLRKDLKGDVNGKSVVVFSVDTGAGWSHDRFNGFKEGLDGSGLKIVGPVNVGNEPNSAYNTVESTMSGQSNVVAVAGLDCCSTTAAAKWVAQSGKADDVTMGGFDLLTQTAEYIERGVLNFSISQNPAEQGYQAVKVLHDFLADGTEIKGVDTGAQFITRDNLADATVED; via the coding sequence ATGTCCCCGCGCACCCTCCTCAGAAGCCTCACCGCCGTCACCGCCGCCGCCGCGGCCCTCTCCCTCACCGCCTGTGGCGCCGTCACCTCCGCCGACGGCGGCTCCGGCGGCTCCGGCGACGGCTCCTTCAAGCTGGCCTCCTACATCCAGCAGCGGATCGACGACGACAAGCCGATGCGCATCAAGCTCAGCTACCACGACCCGTCCCTCGCCTTCGCCACGCCGATCGGCGCCGGCATGAAGAAGGCCGGGAAGGAGCTGGGCGCCGACGTCTCCCTCATCGGCCCCACCGGTGGCGACGCGGCCAAGCAGGTCTCCGAGATCCAGACGCTCATCCAGCAGAAGGCCGTGGACGGCCTCGCCGTCTCCTCCGCCTCCAGCGACGCCCTCAAGCCCGTCATCAGCCAGGCGTACAAGGCGGGCATCCCGATCATCTCCTTCAACACCGACAACCCCGACTCCGATCAGATGGGCTTCGTCGGCCAGGACCTCAAGGGCTCCGGCAAGGCCCAGGCCGAACAGCTCCGCAAGGACCTCAAGGGAGACGTCAACGGCAAGTCCGTCGTGGTCTTCTCCGTCGACACCGGCGCCGGCTGGTCGCACGACCGCTTCAACGGCTTCAAGGAGGGCCTGGACGGCAGCGGACTGAAGATCGTCGGCCCGGTCAACGTCGGCAACGAGCCCAACAGCGCCTACAACACCGTCGAGTCCACCATGTCCGGCCAGTCCAACGTGGTCGCCGTCGCCGGCCTCGACTGCTGCTCCACCACGGCCGCCGCCAAGTGGGTGGCCCAGTCCGGCAAGGCCGACGACGTCACCATGGGCGGCTTCGACCTGCTCACCCAGACCGCCGAGTACATCGAGCGCGGCGTCCTGAACTTCAGCATCAGCCAGAACCCGGCCGAGCAGGGCTACCAGGCCGTCAAGGTGCTGCACGACTTCCTCGCCGACGGCACCGAGATCAAGGGCGTGGACACCGGCGCCCAGTTCATCACCCGCGACAACCTCGCCGACGCGACCGTGGAGGACTGA
- a CDS encoding ABC transporter permease — translation MTSTTTKPPATAAPASDASTRQFPFALRRLLHAREAGVFAALVLLFLLGTVLSPTFAQSDNLLSVGQQIAQIGIMAVGATFVILNGEIDLSVGSTYALSAISTGMLISDGWSWPAAMFVGLAVGVLAGLFNGLAVVVLGVPSFIVTLGTLSVFRGIALLISDGAPISLSSSQPGVAEFNLLGQGRLFGLVPMQFVFFAAVAALGVVLLARSRFGFNTYAVGGNQEAARLVGVNVKRVKLTAFVLSGFTAGLAGVLGLSFLSYVQGVTGQGLELTVISAVIIGGAALFGGSGTMWGTVIGVAFIGLLQNILNIKGISSFWQTVVTGLVIVAAVAADTWQRKRKTRA, via the coding sequence GTGACCTCGACCACCACCAAGCCGCCCGCCACCGCGGCCCCGGCGTCCGACGCGAGCACCCGGCAGTTCCCGTTCGCGCTGCGCAGACTGCTACACGCGCGGGAGGCCGGCGTCTTCGCCGCGCTCGTCCTGCTCTTCCTCCTGGGCACCGTGCTCTCGCCGACCTTCGCCCAGTCCGACAACCTCCTCTCGGTGGGCCAGCAGATCGCGCAGATCGGCATCATGGCCGTCGGGGCGACCTTCGTCATCCTCAACGGTGAGATCGACCTCTCGGTCGGCTCCACCTACGCCCTCTCCGCGATCTCCACCGGCATGCTCATATCGGACGGCTGGAGCTGGCCCGCGGCCATGTTCGTCGGCCTCGCGGTCGGCGTCCTCGCCGGACTCTTCAACGGCCTGGCCGTGGTGGTCCTCGGCGTCCCGTCCTTCATCGTCACCCTCGGCACGCTCAGCGTCTTCCGCGGCATCGCCCTGCTCATCTCCGACGGCGCTCCGATCTCGCTGAGCTCCTCCCAGCCGGGCGTCGCCGAGTTCAACCTGCTCGGCCAGGGACGGCTGTTCGGCCTCGTGCCCATGCAGTTCGTCTTCTTCGCAGCCGTCGCCGCCCTCGGCGTCGTCCTGCTGGCCCGCTCCCGCTTCGGCTTCAACACCTACGCGGTCGGCGGCAACCAGGAGGCCGCCCGGCTCGTCGGCGTCAACGTCAAGCGGGTCAAGCTGACCGCCTTCGTCCTCTCCGGCTTCACCGCGGGCCTCGCCGGCGTCCTCGGCCTGTCCTTCCTCTCCTACGTGCAGGGCGTGACCGGACAGGGCCTGGAACTCACCGTCATCTCGGCCGTCATCATCGGCGGCGCCGCCCTCTTCGGCGGCTCCGGAACGATGTGGGGCACCGTCATCGGCGTCGCCTTCATCGGTCTCCTTCAGAACATCCTCAACATCAAGGGCATCTCGTCCTTCTGGCAGACCGTCGTCACCGGCCTCGTCATCGTCGCCGCCGTCGCGGCCGACACCTGGCAGCGCAAGCGCAAGACCCGCGCCTGA
- a CDS encoding ribokinase: protein MVVHTQSGVSMKIAVVGSYGAGLTMRVPKAPAAGETVSGGVFDSGAGGKGSNQAVAAARLGAEVTLLTAVGDDEFGRSARELWQREGVSAEHVVTAEAPTMVGFILVEPSGENRIAIAPGALDELDAAAVDAFRAEIASADILVVSMEIPEEAVVAALRAGRENGTRTLLNPAPARPLPDACWPLIDVLTPNQTEAPVLLGLDEGHGLGDEDLARALHERTGGTVVITRGGEGALVAQDTGVTTVPPHPARTVVDTTGAGDSFTAAFAVALAEGRPVDRAVEFAAAAGSHTVSIAGVIPALPTRAQLNALIGSAS, encoded by the coding sequence ATGGTTGTCCATACACAAAGTGGTGTGTCGATGAAGATCGCGGTTGTCGGAAGTTATGGAGCCGGCCTCACCATGCGCGTGCCCAAGGCGCCTGCGGCCGGTGAGACCGTCTCGGGCGGCGTCTTCGACTCGGGCGCCGGCGGGAAGGGCAGCAACCAGGCTGTTGCCGCCGCTCGGCTGGGTGCCGAGGTCACGCTGCTCACGGCCGTCGGCGACGACGAGTTCGGCCGCTCGGCGCGGGAGTTGTGGCAGCGCGAGGGGGTGAGCGCCGAGCACGTGGTCACCGCAGAGGCGCCCACGATGGTCGGGTTCATCCTGGTCGAGCCGTCCGGGGAGAACCGCATCGCCATCGCCCCCGGCGCCCTGGACGAACTGGACGCCGCCGCCGTCGACGCCTTCCGTGCCGAGATCGCCTCCGCCGACATCCTCGTCGTTTCCATGGAAATCCCCGAGGAAGCCGTCGTCGCCGCCCTCCGCGCCGGACGCGAGAACGGCACCCGCACCCTGCTGAACCCGGCCCCCGCCCGGCCGCTGCCCGACGCGTGCTGGCCCCTCATCGACGTGCTCACGCCCAACCAGACGGAGGCCCCCGTCCTCCTCGGCCTCGACGAGGGGCACGGGCTCGGCGACGAGGACCTGGCCCGCGCGCTGCACGAGCGCACCGGCGGCACCGTCGTCATCACCCGAGGCGGCGAGGGCGCGCTGGTCGCCCAGGACACCGGCGTCACCACGGTGCCCCCGCATCCGGCCCGGACGGTCGTGGACACCACGGGCGCCGGGGACTCCTTCACCGCCGCCTTCGCCGTCGCGCTGGCCGAGGGCCGGCCCGTCGACCGGGCCGTGGAGTTCGCCGCCGCCGCGGGCTCGCACACCGTGTCGATCGCGGGCGTCATCCCTGCCCTGCCCACCAGAGCCCAGCTGAACGCCCTGATTGGAAGTGCCTCGTGA
- a CDS encoding GxGYxYP domain-containing protein: protein MVTRRDLLRTGSATVAAGGLGLVRPPRAGAAPAPRLLPSFGRPTRLDVADVSALDGHDQLLLTTLQGVVNRREPRLYFRYDTGDADLRWLAGTGAGITPHDHALDLVNRYRREVHGAVLIDPDVPDSVNVATTLAGLTDAVAATAEQADRHGLRTVTDLRGRFDPDDVPATYRWQLRHLFPRCAHTLVAGLPPVRTVPVTGVRWREIARETERVRDSSNRRTRTLDLSPELSDGGNGGAVYLRFQDSFGDDGWGASVGSVALYADGVQTVGFTPGTEAERPYLFDGLNSSIGGDANRFGDGDGGYFVYRFTVPGGTERLVAEVDLWNQFLVTATTTAPTRREPFPHFRDYAVASRAMVLWLPPAGETGDLLDDALSRLAPTTPYTGWFPNDVAGEWSGVDRASRHGVEVVATDFYMNGTVHAGVPARVSSRVRTRPKARLRNRVYVTFTVGEGDNVQYCQHRMRDIWDDPARGTVPVNWTVSPLLADLGPALLAHYQRTATDNDLLVCGPSGAGYTYPASWPEEHLAAYTELTGRYLRRTGMDLVYAYNPRNAAGDGWTPFDERVVSSYARHTPLRGIIQSWETGDLQTRAGGIPVIGNFFPQGKGPEFRDALLKHIEHRDPSRPLFIAAAINAWTWAPNDIAALAALLDDPFEVVRGDVFFELLNRTHNRN from the coding sequence ATGGTCACACGGAGAGATCTGCTGCGGACGGGCAGCGCGACTGTCGCGGCGGGCGGGCTGGGACTCGTACGGCCACCACGGGCCGGGGCCGCCCCGGCGCCCCGCCTCCTTCCGTCCTTCGGTCGCCCCACCCGCCTCGACGTGGCCGACGTCAGCGCCCTCGACGGCCACGACCAACTGCTTCTCACGACCCTCCAGGGCGTCGTCAACCGCCGCGAACCACGCCTCTACTTCCGTTACGACACCGGGGACGCCGACCTGCGCTGGCTGGCCGGCACCGGCGCGGGCATCACCCCTCACGACCACGCCCTGGACCTGGTGAACCGGTACCGCCGCGAGGTGCACGGCGCCGTGCTGATCGACCCGGACGTGCCCGACTCGGTCAATGTCGCCACCACCCTGGCCGGTCTGACCGACGCGGTGGCGGCCACCGCGGAACAGGCCGACCGTCACGGCCTCAGAACGGTCACCGACCTGCGCGGCCGCTTCGACCCCGACGACGTGCCCGCCACCTACCGCTGGCAGCTCCGCCACCTCTTCCCACGCTGCGCCCACACCCTGGTGGCCGGACTGCCGCCGGTCCGCACCGTGCCCGTCACGGGGGTGCGGTGGCGGGAGATCGCGAGGGAGACGGAGCGTGTGCGCGACAGCTCCAACCGCCGTACCCGCACGCTGGACCTGAGCCCGGAGCTGAGCGACGGCGGCAACGGCGGCGCCGTGTATCTGCGGTTCCAGGACTCCTTCGGCGACGACGGCTGGGGGGCGTCCGTGGGCTCCGTCGCCCTGTACGCCGACGGGGTGCAGACCGTCGGCTTCACCCCGGGCACCGAAGCCGAGAGGCCCTACCTCTTCGACGGCCTCAACTCCTCCATCGGCGGCGACGCCAACCGGTTCGGCGACGGCGACGGCGGCTACTTCGTCTACCGTTTCACCGTCCCGGGCGGCACGGAGCGGCTGGTCGCCGAGGTCGACCTGTGGAACCAGTTCCTCGTCACCGCCACCACCACGGCCCCGACCCGACGCGAACCGTTCCCCCACTTCCGTGACTACGCGGTCGCGAGCAGGGCCATGGTCCTGTGGCTGCCGCCCGCCGGCGAGACCGGTGACCTGCTCGACGACGCGCTGAGCCGACTCGCGCCGACCACGCCCTACACCGGCTGGTTCCCCAACGACGTGGCCGGTGAATGGAGCGGCGTCGACCGCGCCTCGCGGCACGGCGTCGAGGTCGTCGCCACGGACTTCTACATGAACGGGACGGTCCACGCGGGTGTGCCCGCGCGCGTCTCCAGCCGTGTCCGCACACGGCCGAAAGCGAGGCTCCGCAACCGCGTCTACGTCACTTTCACCGTCGGCGAGGGCGACAACGTGCAGTACTGCCAGCATCGTATGCGGGACATCTGGGACGACCCGGCACGCGGCACCGTCCCCGTCAACTGGACCGTCAGCCCTCTGCTCGCCGACCTCGGCCCCGCGCTGCTCGCCCACTACCAGCGCACCGCCACCGACAACGACCTCCTCGTCTGCGGCCCGTCCGGCGCCGGTTACACCTACCCCGCCTCCTGGCCCGAGGAGCACCTGGCCGCCTACACCGAACTGACCGGCCGCTATCTGCGCCGCACGGGCATGGATCTCGTGTATGCGTACAACCCGCGCAACGCGGCGGGCGACGGCTGGACCCCCTTCGACGAACGCGTCGTCTCCTCGTACGCCCGCCACACACCCCTGCGCGGCATCATCCAGTCCTGGGAGACCGGCGACCTCCAGACCCGCGCCGGCGGCATCCCGGTGATCGGCAACTTCTTTCCGCAGGGCAAGGGCCCGGAATTCCGGGACGCACTGCTGAAGCACATCGAGCACCGGGACCCGTCCCGCCCCCTGTTCATCGCCGCGGCCATCAACGCCTGGACCTGGGCACCGAACGACATCGCAGCCCTCGCGGCACTCCTGGACGACCCGTTCGAGGTGGTGCGCGGTGACGTCTTCTTCGAGTTGCTGAACAGGACCCACAACCGCAACTGA
- a CDS encoding class I SAM-dependent RNA methyltransferase: MQAEPRKSLVGEEYEVEVGPVAHGGHCIARTAEGQVLFVRHTLPGERVVARVTEGEEGARFLRADAVTVLDASKDRIDAPCPYAGPGRCGGCDWQHAKPGAQRRLKGEVVAEQLRRLAGLTPEEVGWDGTVVPAEGDKLPAGQVPAWRTRVQYAVTADGRAGLRRHRSHEVEPIDHCMIAAEGVSELGIEKRDWTGMDSVEAIAATGSQDRQVVLTPKPGARLPLVELDRPVSVLRIDERNGQVHRVHGRPFVRERADGRTHRVAGGGFWQVHPKSADTLITAVMQGLLPRKGDTALDLYCGAGLFAGALADRVGEQGAVLGIESGKRAVEDARHNLADFPRVRIEQGKVDSVLPRTGITEVDLVVLDPPRAGAGRTTVAHLTSLGARRIAYVACDPAALARDLAYFRDGGYRVRMLRVFDLFPMTHHVECVAILEPAEKGR; this comes from the coding sequence ATGCAGGCAGAACCGAGGAAATCACTGGTGGGGGAGGAGTACGAGGTCGAGGTCGGCCCCGTCGCCCACGGAGGCCACTGCATCGCCCGTACGGCCGAGGGACAGGTGTTGTTCGTCCGGCACACGCTGCCCGGCGAGCGGGTCGTCGCGCGGGTGACCGAGGGCGAGGAGGGGGCCCGCTTCCTGCGCGCGGACGCGGTGACGGTGCTCGACGCCTCCAAGGACCGGATCGACGCCCCCTGCCCGTACGCCGGGCCCGGCCGTTGCGGCGGCTGCGACTGGCAGCACGCCAAGCCGGGAGCACAGCGGCGGCTGAAGGGCGAGGTCGTCGCCGAGCAGCTGCGGCGGCTCGCCGGGCTCACGCCCGAGGAGGTCGGCTGGGACGGCACGGTGGTTCCCGCCGAGGGCGACAAACTCCCCGCCGGCCAGGTCCCGGCGTGGCGCACGCGCGTGCAGTACGCGGTGACCGCCGACGGCCGCGCGGGACTGCGCCGGCACCGCTCGCACGAGGTCGAGCCCATCGACCACTGCATGATCGCCGCGGAGGGCGTCAGCGAGCTGGGCATCGAGAAGCGGGACTGGACGGGCATGGACTCCGTCGAGGCGATCGCCGCGACGGGCTCGCAGGACCGCCAGGTAGTCCTGACCCCGAAACCGGGTGCGCGCCTGCCCCTGGTCGAACTGGACCGCCCCGTCTCCGTCCTGCGCATCGACGAACGCAACGGTCAGGTCCACCGTGTCCACGGCCGCCCCTTCGTCCGTGAACGCGCCGACGGCCGCACCCACCGGGTCGCAGGCGGAGGCTTCTGGCAGGTCCACCCGAAGTCGGCGGACACCCTGATCACCGCGGTCATGCAGGGTCTGCTGCCCCGCAAGGGCGACACGGCCCTCGACCTGTACTGCGGCGCCGGCCTGTTCGCGGGCGCGCTGGCCGACCGGGTCGGCGAGCAGGGCGCGGTCCTCGGCATCGAGTCCGGCAAGCGCGCGGTGGAGGACGCCCGGCACAACCTCGCCGACTTCCCCCGCGTCCGCATCGAGCAGGGCAAGGTCGACTCGGTCCTGCCCCGCACCGGAATCACCGAGGTCGACCTCGTCGTCCTCGACCCGCCCCGCGCGGGCGCCGGCCGCACGACCGTGGCCCACCTGACCTCCCTGGGCGCCCGCCGCATCGCCTACGTCGCCTGCGACCCGGCCGCCCTCGCCCGCGACCTGGCGTACTTCCGGGACGGCGGGTACCGGGTACGGATGCTGCGCGTGTTCGACCTGTTCCCGATGACGCACCACGTGGAGTGCGTGGCGATTCTGGAGCCTGCTGAGAAGGGGCGTTGA
- a CDS encoding APC family permease: MSKLTDVPKRILIGRALRSDRLGETLLPKRVALPVFASDPLSSVAYAPGEVLLVLSVAGLSAYHFSPWIALAIVALMVTVVASYRQNVHAYPSGGGGYEVVTTNLGPRAGRTVASALLVDYVLTVAVSISAGVENLGSAIPFVVENKVACAIAVIVLLTLMNLRGVRESGTLFAIPTYVFVAGVFTMIAWGAFRGVVLGDEMRAATADFEIKPEHPGLAGFALFFLLLRAFSSGCAALTGVEAISNGVPAFRRPKSKNAATTLALMGLLAVTMFCGIIALAGATRVRMAENPATDLFHHGVPLGPDYVQHPVISQVAEAVFGQGSLLFLLLAGATALVLFLAANTAYNGFPLLGSILAQDRYLPRQLHTRGDRLAFSNGIVLLAGAAIVLVWVYGASTTRLIQLYIVGVFVSFTLSQIGMVRHWNRLLAVEKEQAKRRHMIRSRAINAFGAFFTGLVLVVVLVSKFTHGAWVALLGMCVFYVTMTMIRRHYDRVAEEVAAPEEPSDDMVRPSRVHSVVLVSRIHRPTLRALAYAKLMRSDSLEALSVNVDAAETRALHEEWERRGIEVPLKVLDSPYREVTRPVIEYVKSLRRESPRDVVSVFIPEYVVGRWYEQLLHNQSALRLKARLLFTPGVMVTSVPYQLQSSEVARRRARKRADWSAPGAVRRGPVERGSEQRSKGSSKDT; this comes from the coding sequence GTGTCCAAACTGACCGACGTGCCCAAACGCATTCTCATCGGGCGCGCGTTGCGCAGCGACCGCTTGGGCGAAACGCTTCTGCCCAAGCGCGTCGCACTCCCCGTCTTCGCCTCCGACCCGCTGTCGTCCGTGGCGTACGCACCCGGTGAGGTCCTGCTCGTCCTCTCCGTCGCCGGTCTGTCGGCGTACCACTTCAGCCCCTGGATCGCGCTCGCGATCGTCGCCCTGATGGTCACCGTGGTCGCCTCCTACCGGCAGAACGTGCACGCCTACCCCAGCGGTGGCGGCGGCTACGAGGTGGTGACCACCAACCTGGGCCCCAGGGCCGGCCGGACCGTCGCGAGCGCCCTGCTGGTCGACTACGTCCTCACCGTCGCCGTGTCGATCTCCGCCGGCGTCGAGAACCTGGGGTCGGCGATCCCGTTCGTCGTCGAGAACAAGGTGGCCTGCGCCATCGCCGTGATCGTGCTGCTGACGCTGATGAACCTGCGCGGCGTCCGGGAGTCGGGCACCCTCTTCGCCATCCCGACGTACGTCTTCGTCGCGGGCGTCTTCACCATGATCGCGTGGGGCGCGTTCCGCGGCGTGGTGCTCGGCGACGAGATGCGGGCGGCGACGGCGGACTTCGAGATCAAACCCGAACACCCCGGCCTGGCGGGCTTCGCCCTGTTCTTCCTGCTGCTGCGCGCCTTCTCCTCCGGCTGCGCCGCGCTCACCGGCGTCGAGGCGATCTCCAACGGCGTCCCGGCCTTCCGCAGGCCCAAGTCCAAGAACGCGGCGACCACGCTCGCGCTGATGGGCCTGCTCGCCGTCACCATGTTCTGCGGCATCATCGCCCTGGCCGGCGCGACCCGGGTGCGCATGGCGGAGAACCCGGCCACGGACCTCTTCCACCACGGCGTACCGCTGGGTCCGGACTACGTACAGCACCCGGTGATCTCACAGGTGGCCGAAGCCGTGTTCGGCCAGGGCAGCCTGCTGTTCCTCCTCCTGGCCGGCGCCACCGCGCTGGTGCTGTTCCTCGCCGCGAACACCGCCTACAACGGCTTCCCGCTGCTCGGCTCGATCCTCGCCCAGGACCGCTACCTCCCGCGTCAGCTGCACACCCGCGGCGACCGGCTCGCCTTCTCCAACGGCATCGTGCTGCTGGCCGGCGCCGCCATCGTGCTGGTGTGGGTGTACGGCGCCAGCACGACACGCCTGATCCAGCTCTACATCGTCGGCGTGTTCGTGTCCTTCACCCTCAGCCAGATCGGCATGGTCCGGCACTGGAACCGCCTGCTGGCCGTCGAGAAGGAGCAGGCCAAGCGCCGTCACATGATCCGCTCCCGGGCCATCAACGCCTTCGGCGCCTTCTTCACCGGCCTGGTCCTGGTCGTCGTGCTCGTCTCCAAGTTCACCCACGGCGCCTGGGTCGCGCTGCTCGGCATGTGCGTCTTCTACGTGACGATGACGATGATCCGCCGGCACTACGACCGCGTCGCCGAGGAGGTCGCCGCACCGGAGGAGCCGAGCGACGACATGGTGCGCCCGTCCCGGGTCCACTCGGTCGTCCTGGTCTCCAGGATCCACCGCCCCACCCTGCGCGCCCTCGCCTACGCCAAGCTGATGCGCTCCGACAGCCTCGAGGCGCTCAGCGTCAACGTCGACGCGGCGGAGACCCGGGCGCTGCACGAGGAGTGGGAGCGACGCGGCATCGAGGTGCCCCTGAAGGTGCTGGACTCCCCCTACCGCGAGGTCACCCGGCCGGTCATCGAGTACGTCAAGAGCCTGCGCAGGGAGTCGCCGCGGGACGTGGTGTCCGTGTTCATCCCCGAGTACGTGGTCGGCCGCTGGTACGAGCAGCTGCTGCACAACCAGAGCGCGCTGCGGCTGAAGGCCCGGCTGCTGTTCACACCGGGCGTGATGGTGACCTCGGTGCCGTACCAGCTGCAGTCCTCCGAGGTGGCCAGGCGGCGCGCCCGCAAGCGGGCGGACTGGTCGGCGCCGGGTGCGGTGCGGCGCGGTCCGGTCGAGCGGGGTTCGGAGCAGCGGTCCAAGGGCTCCTCCAAGGACACGTAG
- a CDS encoding potassium channel family protein: MHIVIMGCGRVGSALARTLEEQGHTIAVIDRDPTAFRRLGSAFNGRRVTGVGFDQDTLREAGIEEAGAFAAVSSGDNSNIIAARVAREMFGVENVAARIYDPRRAEVYQRLGIPTVATVRWTADQMLRRLLPSGAEPLWRDPTGGVQLAEVHTSPAWVGHRISKLQDRTGVRVAFLTRLGEAILPSSQTVLQEGDLVHVMMRTDEIDRVEAAFAKGPEEEGGH, translated from the coding sequence ATGCATATTGTCATCATGGGTTGCGGAAGAGTGGGTTCCGCCCTGGCTCGGACCCTGGAGGAGCAGGGGCACACGATCGCCGTGATCGACCGGGACCCGACCGCCTTCCGCCGTCTGGGCTCCGCGTTCAACGGCCGCCGGGTCACCGGGGTCGGCTTCGACCAGGACACCCTGCGCGAGGCGGGCATCGAGGAGGCCGGCGCCTTCGCCGCCGTCTCCAGCGGGGACAACTCCAACATCATCGCCGCGCGGGTGGCCCGTGAGATGTTCGGCGTCGAGAACGTCGCCGCCCGCATCTACGACCCCCGCCGCGCGGAGGTCTACCAGCGCCTGGGCATCCCCACGGTCGCGACGGTCCGCTGGACCGCCGACCAGATGCTGCGCCGGCTGCTCCCCTCGGGCGCGGAGCCGCTGTGGCGCGACCCCACCGGCGGGGTCCAGCTCGCCGAGGTGCACACCTCCCCGGCCTGGGTGGGGCACAGGATCAGCAAGCTGCAGGACCGGACCGGCGTCCGCGTGGCCTTCCTCACCCGGCTCGGCGAGGCGATTCTGCCCAGCTCCCAGACGGTGTTGCAGGAGGGGGACCTGGTGCACGTGATGATGCGCACCGACGAGATCGACCGGGTCGAGGCGGCGTTCGCCAAGGGCCCCGAAGAGGAGGGCGGTCACTGA
- a CDS encoding potassium channel family protein, with amino-acid sequence MRVAIAGAGAVGRSIAGELLENGHEVLLIDKAPTAISVERVPQAEWLLADACEITSLDEAAIQRCNVVIAATGDDKVNLVVSLLAKTEYGVPRVVSRVNNPKNEWLFNESWGVDVAVSTPRLMSALVEEAVSVGDLVRLLRFSHGDANLVELTLPEESALAGTQVGAVQWPQDTSLVTIIRGTRVLTPTREDSLEAGDELLFVAAQSREEQLEDLLSVRRNDAAR; translated from the coding sequence ATGAGGGTCGCCATTGCCGGAGCCGGCGCCGTCGGCCGCTCGATCGCGGGCGAGCTGCTGGAGAACGGCCACGAGGTCCTGCTCATCGACAAGGCGCCGACCGCCATCTCGGTCGAGCGCGTTCCGCAGGCCGAGTGGCTGCTCGCCGACGCCTGCGAGATCACCTCCCTGGACGAGGCGGCGATCCAGCGCTGCAACGTCGTCATCGCCGCGACCGGCGACGACAAGGTCAACCTGGTCGTGTCCCTGCTGGCGAAGACGGAGTACGGCGTCCCGCGCGTCGTCTCCCGGGTGAACAACCCCAAGAACGAGTGGCTGTTCAACGAGTCCTGGGGCGTGGACGTCGCCGTCTCCACCCCGCGCCTGATGTCGGCCCTGGTGGAGGAGGCGGTCAGCGTCGGCGACCTGGTCCGGCTGCTGCGCTTCAGCCACGGTGACGCCAACCTGGTCGAGCTGACCCTGCCCGAGGAGTCGGCGCTGGCGGGCACCCAGGTCGGCGCCGTCCAGTGGCCCCAGGACACCTCGCTGGTCACGATCATCCGTGGGACGCGCGTTCTCACGCCGACCCGGGAGGACTCCCTGGAGGCGGGCGACGAACTGCTCTTCGTGGCCGCCCAGTCCCGCGAGGAGCAACTGGAGGACCTGCTGTCGGTACGCCGGAACGACGCGGCACGCTAG
- a CDS encoding DUF3159 domain-containing protein, which translates to MTSLDKPTTEDTSADDAKAVTEAALFEAFGGVRGMVETVLPGLLFVSIYTINKDLHMSAIAALAVSLVMVVVRLARKDTVKHAFSGVFGVGFGVVFAMMTGNAKDFYLPGMLYTLGLALAYIITAMAGVPLIGLMLGPVFRENLSWRTRNPGRKKAYTKASWAWGLILLGKCAILFPLYWWADTTQLGWVLVALKIPPFLLAVYLTWVFLAKAPPPIDVFAEMEAEERAEEERKAAREAETAKPAENGGATTTGRHRRP; encoded by the coding sequence GTGACGTCGCTCGACAAGCCGACAACCGAAGACACATCTGCCGACGACGCCAAGGCGGTGACCGAGGCCGCCCTGTTCGAGGCGTTCGGCGGAGTGCGGGGCATGGTCGAGACGGTGCTGCCCGGACTTCTCTTCGTCAGCATCTACACGATCAACAAGGACCTGCACATGTCGGCGATCGCGGCGCTCGCCGTGTCGCTGGTGATGGTCGTGGTCCGGCTGGCGAGGAAGGACACCGTCAAGCACGCCTTCAGCGGCGTCTTCGGCGTCGGCTTCGGTGTGGTCTTCGCGATGATGACCGGCAACGCCAAGGACTTCTACCTGCCGGGCATGCTCTACACCCTGGGCCTGGCCCTCGCGTACATCATCACCGCGATGGCCGGGGTCCCGCTGATCGGCCTGATGCTGGGCCCCGTCTTCCGGGAGAACCTCTCCTGGCGCACCCGTAACCCGGGCCGCAAGAAGGCGTACACCAAGGCCAGTTGGGCCTGGGGTCTGATCCTGCTCGGCAAGTGCGCGATCCTGTTCCCGCTGTACTGGTGGGCGGACACGACGCAGCTGGGCTGGGTCCTGGTCGCCCTGAAGATCCCGCCGTTCCTGCTCGCCGTGTACCTGACGTGGGTGTTCCTGGCGAAGGCGCCGCCGCCGATCGACGTGTTCGCGGAGATGGAGGCGGAGGAGCGGGCCGAGGAGGAGCGCAAGGCCGCCCGCGAGGCGGAGACGGCGAAGCCGGCGGAGAACGGCGGGGCGACGACGACCGGCCGGCACCGCCGCCCCTGA